The following coding sequences are from one Oryzisolibacter sp. LB2S window:
- a CDS encoding MerR family transcriptional regulator — MAEHHPRHRIGDAARLSGVSAANIRYYEKEGLLAPGVRGGNSYRFYSESDLHRLRFIRLCRAMDMSLDEVRTLLALDMAAGGTDHAACATLDDHLQHVRTRLAELATLEQELLALRARCDGTGGQCHVIEALHERADAEPVPALAPLARRHV, encoded by the coding sequence ATGGCAGAGCATCACCCCCGCCACCGCATAGGCGACGCCGCCCGGCTCTCGGGCGTATCGGCCGCCAACATCCGCTATTACGAGAAGGAAGGGCTGCTTGCGCCAGGCGTGCGGGGCGGCAACAGCTATCGCTTCTATAGTGAATCCGACCTGCACCGGCTGCGCTTCATCCGCCTGTGCCGGGCCATGGACATGTCGCTCGACGAGGTGCGCACGCTGCTGGCGCTGGACATGGCCGCGGGCGGCACGGACCACGCCGCCTGTGCCACGCTGGACGACCATCTGCAGCATGTGCGCACGCGCCTGGCCGAGCTCGCCACGCTGGAGCAGGAACTGCTCGCCCTGCGCGCGCGCTGCGACGGCACGGGCGGGCAATGCCATGTGATAGAGGCGCTGCACGAGCGCGCCGACGCCGAACCCGTGCCGGCCCTGGCCCCGCTGGCCCGCCGCCATGTGTGA
- the tsf gene encoding translation elongation factor Ts — MAAITASMVAELRGKTDAPMMECKKALTEAGGDMAKAEELLRVKLGTKAGKAASRVTAEGVVAASINGNVGALVEVNSETDFVSKNDSFIAMANAAARLVAEHNPADIDALGQLAYEQDGFGPTLEDVRKGLIGKIGENMSFRRFKRFAGSSLAHYLHGSRIGVVVEFDGDATAAKDVAMHVAAMKPVALTSADVPADLIAKERAVAEGKAAESGKPADIAAKMVEGSVQKYLKEVSLADQVFVKAADGKQTVAAMLKAANTTVKGFTLYVVGEGIEKKADDFAAEVAAQVAAAKAGA; from the coding sequence ATGGCTGCTATTACCGCAAGCATGGTCGCCGAACTGCGTGGCAAGACCGACGCTCCCATGATGGAATGCAAGAAGGCCCTGACCGAGGCCGGTGGTGACATGGCCAAGGCCGAGGAGCTGCTGCGTGTCAAGCTCGGCACCAAGGCCGGCAAGGCCGCATCGCGCGTGACGGCCGAAGGCGTCGTGGCGGCAAGCATCAACGGCAACGTGGGTGCGCTGGTCGAGGTCAACAGCGAGACCGACTTCGTGTCCAAGAACGACAGCTTCATCGCCATGGCCAACGCCGCCGCCAGGCTGGTGGCCGAGCACAACCCCGCCGACATCGACGCCCTGGGCCAACTCGCCTACGAGCAGGACGGCTTCGGCCCGACGCTGGAGGACGTGCGCAAGGGCCTGATCGGCAAGATCGGCGAGAACATGTCCTTCCGCCGCTTCAAGCGCTTTGCCGGCTCGAGCCTGGCGCACTACCTGCACGGCTCGCGCATCGGCGTGGTCGTGGAGTTCGACGGTGACGCCACCGCCGCCAAGGACGTGGCCATGCACGTGGCCGCCATGAAGCCCGTGGCCCTGACCAGCGCCGACGTGCCCGCCGACCTGATCGCCAAGGAGCGCGCCGTGGCCGAGGGTAAGGCCGCCGAGTCCGGCAAGCCCGCCGACATCGCCGCCAAGATGGTCGAAGGCTCGGTGCAGAAGTACCTCAAGGAAGTGTCGCTGGCCGACCAGGTCTTTGTGAAGGCCGCCGACGGCAAGCAGACCGTGGCCGCCATGCTCAAGGCCGCCAATACCACCGTGAAGGGTTTCACGCTGTACGTGGTGGGCGAAGGCATCGAGAAGAAGGCCGACGACTTCGCCGCCGAAGTGGCCGCCCAGGTCGCCGCCGCCAAGGCCGGCGCCTGA
- a CDS encoding amidase, protein MFTDLVSTRARLAGSHGSASAELERCIAAAQGPACAHVFRDCCHDEARAAARAPGVEQLPLAGLAVSVKDLFDIRGLTSAAGSTVLADAPPAPADCTAVARLRRAGAAIVGHTHMVEFAFSGVGVNPHFGTPAAFDARHGALPGPARVPGGSSSGAGVSVATGAAFVALGSDTGGSIRIPAALNGCVGFKNTARLVPTDGAVPLSTTLDTACALTRSVRDAIVAHEVLAARRVTRSSAPLSAWRLAVPRTLMLDALDAPVARAFARTLERLRRAGAQIVDITLPEIGELAHINATGGFSAAESYAWHRALLARHAEQYDPRVRARIERGAAMSAADYIDLLHARRAWMARMQAAMDGFDALLSPTVPIVAPTLASVAPGSERDAEFFRVNALLLRNTSVVNMLDGCALSLPCHEAGELPVGLMLWHGALRDDALLNIALLIEQELQ, encoded by the coding sequence ATGTTCACCGACCTTGTCTCCACCCGCGCGCGGCTCGCCGGCAGCCACGGCAGTGCCAGCGCCGAGCTCGAGCGCTGCATAGCCGCGGCCCAGGGCCCCGCCTGCGCCCATGTGTTTCGCGACTGCTGCCACGACGAGGCACGCGCCGCCGCCCGCGCCCCCGGCGTGGAGCAGCTGCCGCTCGCGGGCCTGGCCGTGTCGGTCAAGGATTTGTTCGACATCCGCGGCCTGACGAGCGCCGCCGGCTCCACGGTGCTGGCCGACGCGCCGCCGGCCCCGGCCGACTGCACCGCCGTGGCGCGCCTGCGCCGCGCGGGTGCCGCCATCGTGGGGCACACGCACATGGTGGAGTTCGCCTTCTCCGGCGTGGGCGTGAACCCGCATTTCGGCACCCCCGCAGCATTCGATGCACGCCATGGCGCCCTGCCCGGCCCGGCGCGCGTGCCGGGCGGCTCGTCCTCGGGTGCGGGTGTGTCGGTGGCCACGGGCGCGGCCTTCGTCGCGCTGGGGTCGGACACGGGCGGCTCCATCCGCATCCCCGCGGCGCTCAACGGCTGCGTGGGCTTCAAGAACACGGCGCGCCTCGTCCCCACGGACGGCGCCGTGCCGCTGTCGACCACGCTGGACACGGCCTGCGCGCTCACGCGCAGCGTGCGCGACGCCATCGTGGCGCACGAGGTCCTGGCCGCGCGCCGCGTCACGCGCAGCTCGGCGCCGCTGTCCGCCTGGCGCCTGGCCGTGCCGCGCACGCTGATGCTCGACGCGCTCGACGCCCCTGTCGCGCGCGCCTTCGCGCGCACGCTCGAGCGCCTGCGCCGCGCCGGCGCGCAGATCGTCGACATCACCCTGCCCGAGATCGGCGAGCTCGCCCACATCAACGCCACGGGCGGCTTTTCCGCGGCCGAAAGCTACGCCTGGCACCGTGCGCTGCTCGCGCGGCACGCCGAGCAGTACGACCCGCGCGTGCGCGCCCGCATCGAGCGCGGCGCCGCCATGTCCGCCGCCGACTACATCGACCTGCTGCACGCGCGCCGCGCCTGGATGGCGCGCATGCAGGCCGCCATGGACGGCTTCGATGCCCTGCTCTCGCCCACCGTGCCCATCGTGGCGCCCACGCTCGCATCGGTGGCGCCGGGCAGCGAGCGCGACGCGGAGTTCTTCCGCGTCAACGCCCTGCTGCTGCGCAACACCAGCGTGGTGAACATGCTCGACGGCTGCGCCCTGTCGCTGCCCTGCCACGAGGCCGGCGAACTGCCCGTGGGCCTGATGCTGTGGCATGGCGCGCTGCGCGACGACGCGCTGTTGAACATCGCCCTGCTGATCGAGCAGGAACTACAATAA
- the pyrH gene encoding UMP kinase, with product MNHAAPAHKRILLKLSGEALMGDDAFGINRNTIVRMVQEVVEVTRLGVQVAVVIGGGNIFRGVAGGAEGMDRATADYMGMLATVMNSLALADAMNKQGVTARVMSAIDIQQVVEPYVRPKALQYLEEGKVVVFAAGTGNPFFTTDTAAALRGAEIGAELVLKATKVDGVYTADPMKDPTATRYARLSFDEAMVRNLGIMDATAFALCRDQKLPIRVFSILKPGALRRVVMGEDEGTLVYA from the coding sequence ATGAACCACGCCGCACCAGCCCACAAGCGCATCCTGCTCAAGTTGTCTGGCGAGGCGCTCATGGGCGACGACGCCTTCGGCATCAACCGCAACACCATCGTGCGCATGGTGCAGGAGGTGGTCGAGGTCACGCGCCTGGGCGTGCAGGTGGCGGTGGTGATCGGCGGGGGCAACATCTTCCGTGGCGTGGCCGGTGGTGCCGAGGGCATGGACCGCGCCACGGCCGACTACATGGGCATGCTGGCCACGGTGATGAACTCGCTGGCCCTGGCCGATGCCATGAACAAGCAGGGCGTGACCGCGCGCGTCATGTCGGCCATCGACATCCAGCAGGTGGTCGAGCCCTATGTGCGTCCCAAGGCGCTGCAATACCTCGAAGAGGGCAAGGTGGTGGTGTTTGCCGCGGGCACGGGCAACCCGTTCTTCACCACCGACACGGCCGCTGCGCTGCGCGGCGCGGAGATCGGCGCCGAGCTCGTGCTCAAGGCCACCAAGGTCGATGGCGTGTACACCGCCGACCCCATGAAGGACCCGACGGCCACGCGCTACGCCCGCCTGTCCTTCGACGAGGCCATGGTGCGCAACCTGGGCATCATGGATGCCACGGCCTTTGCGCTGTGCCGCGACCAGAAGCTGCCGATCCGCGTGTTCTCCATTCTCAAGCCCGGCGCCCTCAGGCGCGTGGTCATGGGTGAGGACGAGGGCACCTTGGTGTACGCTTGA
- a CDS encoding ABC transporter permease, whose protein sequence is MSIALQSVNLPRRAWALALRWALAWWRIIDLGAVVLVLTCSPSSYRPAARARLARQMLMDTAPILLGFTALAALLSLVITHIVVVTAHSYGLTRYALEMVIRVLVLELIPLTAALFVAMRSTMPSGAQLARLRAAGHLQALADRGADPVRMELLPRVLAGVHACITLAALSCVVALFMAYLGVYGLTTAGLPAYTRMFGQVFTPSITLVFGLKTLLFSMAVALIPMASAMYPPPRSLLQGGQSQGGLARMFAVLLLIEVISLLGNYY, encoded by the coding sequence ATGAGCATCGCCCTGCAGTCCGTGAACCTGCCCCGGCGCGCCTGGGCGCTGGCCCTGCGCTGGGCCCTGGCCTGGTGGCGCATCATCGACCTGGGCGCCGTGGTGCTGGTGCTGACCTGTTCGCCGTCGAGCTACCGGCCCGCGGCGCGCGCGCGCCTGGCGCGGCAGATGCTCATGGACACGGCGCCCATACTGCTGGGCTTCACGGCGCTGGCGGCGCTCTTGAGCCTGGTCATCACCCACATCGTCGTCGTCACCGCCCACAGCTATGGCCTGACGCGCTACGCACTCGAGATGGTGATCCGCGTGCTGGTGCTGGAGCTGATACCGCTCACGGCCGCGCTCTTCGTCGCCATGCGCAGCACCATGCCGAGCGGCGCCCAGCTCGCGCGCCTGCGCGCGGCCGGGCACCTGCAGGCGCTGGCCGATCGCGGCGCAGACCCGGTGCGCATGGAGCTGCTGCCGCGCGTGCTCGCGGGCGTGCACGCCTGCATCACGCTGGCCGCGCTGTCCTGCGTAGTGGCGCTGTTCATGGCCTATCTTGGCGTGTACGGGCTCACCACCGCGGGCCTGCCGGCCTACACGCGCATGTTCGGCCAGGTGTTCACGCCCTCGATCACGCTGGTGTTCGGCCTCAAGACCCTGCTGTTCAGCATGGCCGTGGCGCTCATCCCCATGGCCTCGGCCATGTACCCGCCGCCGCGCAGCCTGCTGCAGGGTGGGCAGAGCCAGGGGGGCCTGGCGCGCATGTTCGCCGTGCTGCTGCTGATCGAGGTGATCTCGCTGCTGGGCAACTACTACTGA
- the frr gene encoding ribosome recycling factor, translated as MTIADIKKNLDAKMDQSINALKNNLSKVRTGRANPQLLDAIHVEYYGSMVPLSQVANVSLIDARTISVQPWEKNMGAKIEKAIRESELGLNPASMGDLIRVPMPPMSEERRKEMTKLARNEGESAKVAVRNLRRDANEAVKKLVKDKLASEDEQKRAEADIQKVTDKHIAEIDSLVAAKEQDILAI; from the coding sequence ATGACGATTGCCGACATCAAGAAGAACCTCGACGCCAAGATGGACCAGTCCATCAACGCGCTCAAGAACAACCTCTCCAAGGTGCGCACGGGCCGCGCCAACCCGCAGTTGCTCGACGCCATCCATGTCGAGTACTACGGCTCCATGGTGCCGCTGTCGCAGGTGGCCAACGTCTCCCTGATCGATGCGCGCACCATCAGCGTGCAGCCCTGGGAGAAGAACATGGGCGCGAAGATCGAGAAGGCCATCCGCGAGAGCGAGCTGGGCCTGAACCCGGCCAGCATGGGCGACCTGATTCGCGTGCCCATGCCGCCCATGAGCGAGGAGCGCCGCAAGGAGATGACCAAGCTCGCGCGCAACGAAGGCGAGAGCGCCAAGGTGGCCGTGCGCAACCTGCGCCGCGATGCCAACGAGGCCGTGAAGAAGCTGGTCAAGGACAAGCTCGCATCCGAGGACGAGCAAAAGCGCGCCGAGGCCGACATCCAGAAGGTCACCGACAAGCACATCGCAGAGATCGACTCCCTGGTCGCGGCCAAGGAGCAGGACATTCTGGCCATCTGA
- the rpsB gene encoding 30S ribosomal protein S2, which produces MSVTMREMLEAGVHFGHQTRFWNPKMAPYIFGHRNKIHIINLEKSLPMFQEAQKFAKQLAANRGTILMVGTKRQARELVAEQAQRAGVPYVDQRWLGGMLTNFKTVKTSIKRLKDMKAQQEAGLESMSKKEQLMFVRELEKLEKDIGGIQDMNALPDAIFVIDVGFHKIAVSEAKKLGIPLIGVVDSNHNPEGIDYVIPGNDDSAKAVALYARGIADAILEGKNSAVEEVVKAVAEGADEFVEVDENAA; this is translated from the coding sequence ATGTCCGTCACCATGCGCGAAATGCTGGAAGCCGGTGTCCACTTTGGCCACCAGACCCGCTTCTGGAACCCCAAGATGGCCCCCTACATCTTCGGCCATCGCAACAAGATTCACATCATCAACCTGGAAAAGTCGCTGCCGATGTTCCAGGAGGCGCAGAAGTTCGCCAAGCAGCTCGCCGCCAACCGCGGCACCATCCTGATGGTCGGCACCAAGCGCCAGGCCCGTGAGCTGGTGGCCGAGCAGGCGCAGCGCGCAGGCGTGCCCTATGTCGACCAGCGCTGGCTGGGCGGCATGCTGACCAACTTCAAGACCGTCAAGACCTCGATCAAGCGTCTGAAGGACATGAAGGCCCAGCAGGAAGCCGGTCTCGAGTCCATGAGCAAGAAGGAGCAGCTGATGTTCGTGCGCGAGCTCGAGAAGCTCGAGAAGGACATCGGCGGCATCCAGGACATGAACGCCCTGCCCGACGCCATCTTCGTGATCGACGTGGGTTTCCACAAGATCGCCGTGTCCGAGGCCAAGAAGCTGGGCATCCCGCTGATCGGCGTGGTGGACTCCAACCACAACCCCGAGGGCATCGACTACGTGATCCCCGGTAACGACGACTCGGCCAAGGCCGTGGCGCTGTACGCCCGTGGCATCGCCGACGCCATCCTCGAAGGCAAGAACAGCGCCGTCGAGGAAGTGGTCAAGGCCGTGGCAGAAGGCGCAGACGAATTCGTGGAAGTGGACGAAAACGCCGCCTGA
- a CDS encoding FAD-dependent oxidoreductase, whose protein sequence is MQIAIVGAGIVGAATAYELAADGHQVTLFEQRAAAAEEASFGSAGLLAPALLLPWAVPGVGAGRLWRDPSSPRLARGAASAGLAWRWRWSKAGRSPGMPALLSALDGLGRYSLARTRALAQRFDMDMEASRGTLVLLRRPEDMEPLQPLLQRLREAGEVLQEVDADTARLIEPGLCTDAPLAGALHAPDGQAGNCRLFAQILRHAAQAQGAQFVFGARVQALGRGHAGVQIAGEAAPRRFDAVVLCAGLASAALLRPLGLHLPMAAVNGYSISAPLREDSHAPQGSVIDPLHRITITRQGQRVRVSGGAELGHGGGTPHAPTLQTLYLALSGWFPGGALTSSPQVQVWRGARPTLPDGAPVIGASGHTGLWLNTGHGACGWAQACGSARALADLIADRAPAKDLQPFGMGRF, encoded by the coding sequence ATGCAGATAGCCATCGTGGGCGCCGGCATCGTCGGCGCGGCCACCGCCTATGAATTGGCCGCCGACGGCCACCAGGTCACCCTCTTCGAACAACGCGCCGCCGCCGCCGAGGAGGCCAGCTTCGGCAGCGCCGGCCTGCTCGCGCCCGCGCTGCTCCTGCCCTGGGCCGTGCCCGGCGTGGGCGCCGGACGCCTCTGGCGCGACCCGTCGAGCCCGCGCCTGGCACGCGGCGCCGCCAGCGCTGGTCTGGCCTGGCGCTGGCGCTGGTCGAAGGCCGGCCGCAGTCCCGGCATGCCCGCTCTCTTGAGCGCGCTCGACGGCCTGGGCCGCTACAGCCTGGCACGCACGCGCGCCCTGGCCCAGCGGTTCGACATGGACATGGAGGCCAGCCGCGGCACGCTGGTGCTGCTGCGCCGGCCCGAGGATATGGAGCCGCTGCAGCCCCTGCTGCAGAGGCTGCGCGAGGCCGGCGAGGTGCTGCAGGAAGTGGATGCGGACACGGCGCGCCTGATCGAGCCCGGCCTGTGCACCGACGCGCCGCTCGCCGGCGCCCTGCACGCACCCGACGGCCAGGCCGGCAACTGCCGGCTGTTCGCCCAGATCCTGCGCCACGCGGCCCAGGCGCAGGGCGCGCAGTTCGTCTTTGGCGCGCGCGTGCAGGCGCTCGGCCGCGGCCATGCCGGCGTGCAGATCGCGGGCGAGGCGGCGCCCCGGCGCTTCGACGCCGTCGTGCTGTGCGCGGGTCTGGCCAGCGCCGCCCTGCTGCGCCCGCTGGGCCTGCATCTGCCCATGGCGGCCGTGAACGGCTACAGCATCAGCGCGCCGCTGCGCGAGGACAGCCATGCCCCGCAGGGCAGCGTGATCGACCCGCTGCACCGCATCACCATCACGCGCCAGGGCCAGCGCGTGCGTGTCTCGGGCGGCGCGGAGCTCGGCCACGGCGGCGGCACGCCGCACGCACCCACGCTGCAGACGCTGTACCTGGCGCTCTCGGGCTGGTTTCCGGGCGGCGCGCTCACCTCGTCGCCGCAGGTGCAGGTCTGGCGCGGCGCGCGCCCCACGCTGCCCGATGGCGCGCCCGTGATCGGCGCGAGCGGCCACACCGGCCTGTGGCTCAACACCGGCCACGGCGCCTGCGGCTGGGCCCAGGCCTGCGGCAGCGCGCGCGCACTGGCCGACCTGATCGCCGATCGCGCGCCCGCCAAAGACCTGCAGCCCTTCGGCATGGGGCGCTTCTGA
- a CDS encoding NAD(P)H-hydrate dehydratase yields MQRITTDQPHPLFDSAATRRIEAAAAATLPAHTLMQRAGRATARLALALAPHARCIWIACGGGNNGGDGLEAAALLRRAGHPVLVTWLGTPDALPADARLSWQRARDAGVPFADTPPTLGPQDLCVDALLGLGLTAAPREQPPDARLLAWLAQMRASPAPTLCVDLPSGLIADTGQYAPGFAASGTALAPRHTLTLLTLKSGLFTAHGRDAAGSVWFDDLGVAPTEAPSEAPCAWLAGPPPAAPRAHASHKGSRGDVAIIGGEGLAARGMGMTGAALLAAGAALHAGAGRVLLALLDAGACTALPGQPEIMLRRVDALALHQGAVVCGCGGGAAVAGVLPQVLQQATRLVLDADALNAIAADAALQQQLRARGQRPGCATVLTPHPLEAARLLACDTARVQADRLAVAQALADRFDCTALLKGSGSVIAAPGQTPRINPTGNALLATGGTGDVLAGLVGAHLAAAREANATAAFDAASHACWQHGAAADLWPPGQALTAGRLARALAR; encoded by the coding sequence ATGCAGCGCATCACGACTGACCAGCCCCATCCCCTGTTCGACAGCGCGGCCACGCGCCGCATCGAGGCCGCGGCCGCCGCCACCCTGCCCGCGCACACGCTGATGCAGCGCGCCGGCCGCGCCACGGCCCGCCTGGCGCTGGCGCTGGCGCCGCATGCGCGCTGCATCTGGATCGCCTGCGGCGGGGGCAACAACGGCGGCGACGGGCTCGAGGCCGCCGCGCTGCTGCGCCGCGCCGGCCACCCCGTGCTCGTCACCTGGCTGGGCACACCCGATGCGCTGCCGGCCGACGCGCGCCTGTCCTGGCAGCGCGCACGCGATGCCGGCGTGCCGTTTGCCGACACCCCGCCCACGCTGGGCCCGCAGGATCTGTGCGTGGACGCGCTGCTCGGCCTGGGCCTCACGGCCGCGCCGCGCGAGCAGCCGCCCGACGCGCGCCTGCTGGCCTGGCTCGCGCAGATGCGTGCAAGCCCCGCGCCCACGCTCTGCGTGGACCTGCCCTCGGGCCTGATCGCGGACACGGGCCAGTACGCACCCGGATTTGCCGCCAGCGGCACGGCCCTGGCACCACGCCACACCCTGACGCTGCTCACGCTCAAGAGCGGGCTGTTCACCGCCCACGGGCGCGACGCCGCGGGCAGCGTCTGGTTTGACGACCTGGGGGTTGCGCCCACCGAGGCCCCCTCCGAAGCTCCCTGCGCCTGGCTCGCCGGGCCACCACCCGCCGCCCCGCGCGCCCACGCCAGCCACAAGGGCAGCCGTGGCGACGTGGCCATCATCGGCGGCGAGGGCCTGGCCGCGCGCGGCATGGGCATGACGGGCGCGGCCCTGCTGGCCGCCGGCGCCGCCCTGCACGCGGGTGCCGGGCGCGTGCTGCTGGCCCTGCTCGACGCTGGCGCCTGCACGGCCCTGCCAGGGCAGCCCGAGATCATGCTGCGCCGCGTCGACGCGCTCGCCCTGCACCAGGGTGCCGTGGTCTGCGGCTGCGGGGGTGGCGCGGCCGTGGCCGGCGTGCTGCCCCAGGTGCTGCAGCAGGCCACGCGCCTGGTGCTCGACGCCGACGCGCTCAACGCCATCGCCGCCGATGCGGCGCTCCAGCAACAGCTGCGCGCCCGCGGCCAGCGCCCGGGCTGCGCCACCGTGCTCACACCCCACCCGCTCGAGGCCGCAAGGCTGCTGGCCTGCGACACGGCCCGCGTGCAGGCCGACCGCCTGGCCGTCGCCCAGGCGCTGGCCGATCGATTCGACTGCACGGCGCTGCTCAAGGGCTCGGGCAGCGTGATTGCCGCGCCGGGCCAGACGCCGCGCATCAACCCCACGGGCAACGCGCTGCTGGCCACGGGCGGCACGGGCGACGTGCTCGCCGGCCTGGTCGGCGCCCACCTGGCCGCCGCGCGCGAGGCCAACGCCACGGCCGCCTTCGACGCCGCCAGCCACGCCTGCTGGCAGCATGGCGCCGCAGCCGACCTCTGGCCCCCGGGGCAGGCGCTGACGGCCGGGCGGCTCGCGCGGGCGTTGGCCCGTTGA
- the uppS gene encoding polyprenyl diphosphate synthase — protein MSKASAAVVPHHIAIVMDGNGRWATRRFLPRLAGHRQGVESLRRCVRACVARGVKVLTVFAFSSENWNRPQDEVSGLMELMGKALVREVPQLTNDGVRLRFVGERASLSPAMRAALEQAEAATAANVRMTLNVCFNYGGRWDIAQAAARLAERGEAITEASLHAAMDMAHVPDPDLLIRTGGEKRISNFLLWQAAYSELFFSDRLWPDFDEAALDEAIADYAGRERRFGRTSEQLQQEPPAPMRA, from the coding sequence ATGTCCAAGGCGTCCGCAGCCGTCGTTCCCCATCACATCGCCATCGTCATGGATGGCAATGGCCGCTGGGCCACGCGGCGCTTCCTGCCGCGCCTGGCCGGCCACCGCCAGGGCGTGGAGTCCCTGCGCCGCTGCGTGCGCGCCTGCGTGGCGCGCGGCGTCAAGGTGCTCACGGTGTTCGCGTTCTCGTCGGAGAACTGGAACCGCCCGCAGGACGAGGTCTCGGGACTCATGGAGCTCATGGGCAAGGCCCTGGTGCGCGAGGTGCCGCAGCTGACCAATGACGGCGTGCGTCTGCGCTTCGTGGGCGAGCGCGCCAGCCTGTCGCCCGCCATGCGCGCGGCGCTCGAGCAGGCCGAGGCCGCCACCGCCGCCAATGTGCGCATGACGCTCAACGTCTGCTTCAACTACGGCGGCCGCTGGGACATCGCCCAGGCCGCGGCCAGGCTCGCCGAGCGCGGCGAGGCGATCACCGAGGCCAGCCTGCATGCGGCCATGGACATGGCCCATGTGCCCGACCCGGACCTGTTGATCCGCACCGGCGGGGAGAAGCGCATCAGCAACTTCCTGCTCTGGCAGGCCGCCTATTCCGAGCTGTTCTTCAGCGACCGCCTGTGGCCCGACTTCGACGAGGCCGCGCTCGACGAGGCGATTGCCGACTACGCCGGGCGCGAGCGCCGCTTCGGCCGCACCTCCGAGCAACTGCAGCAGGAGCCGCCCGCCCCGATGCGCGCCTGA
- a CDS encoding MlaD family protein has protein sequence MSPTPPAPPPAPAPEELLPPVRHLRLKAAALLLLTLALVAGSVLYLLYARGAFEPTQPLVLIADDSEGVSVGMDMTFSGFPIGRVRRIELAGDGNVRILIDVARRDAHWLRESSVFTLVRGLVGGTTIKAYSGVLTDPPLPAGAERPVLRGDAAAEIPQLMATARELLGNLQQITAPDAPLAATLAQLQQTTQRLNAPGGALGVLMGNERDARRVLQTLERSQQLLARLDGLAARADQQVFGAPGAAGLVPELRASAQQLTGLLQDARQSLTRLDAVLAEAKAVGANARMATTDLDALRAQVEASLRKVDGLVSDINRKWPFARDTELKLP, from the coding sequence ATGTCCCCCACCCCGCCCGCACCCCCGCCCGCACCCGCGCCCGAGGAGCTGCTGCCCCCCGTGCGCCACCTGCGCCTGAAGGCCGCGGCGCTGCTGCTGCTCACGCTGGCGCTGGTCGCCGGCTCCGTGCTCTACCTGCTGTACGCGCGCGGCGCCTTCGAGCCCACGCAGCCGCTGGTGCTGATCGCCGACGACTCCGAGGGCGTGAGCGTGGGCATGGACATGACGTTCTCGGGCTTTCCCATAGGCCGCGTGCGCCGCATCGAGCTGGCCGGCGACGGCAATGTGCGCATCCTCATCGACGTGGCGCGGCGCGACGCGCATTGGCTGCGCGAGTCCAGCGTCTTCACCCTGGTGCGCGGCCTGGTCGGCGGCACCACCATCAAGGCCTACAGCGGCGTGCTGACCGACCCGCCGCTGCCCGCCGGCGCCGAGCGCCCCGTGCTGCGCGGCGACGCGGCGGCCGAGATACCCCAGCTCATGGCCACGGCGCGCGAGCTGCTGGGCAACCTGCAGCAGATCACCGCGCCCGACGCGCCGCTGGCCGCCACGCTGGCCCAGCTGCAGCAGACGACGCAGCGCCTGAACGCCCCCGGCGGCGCCCTGGGCGTGCTCATGGGCAACGAGCGCGATGCGCGCCGCGTGCTGCAGACGCTTGAGCGCAGCCAGCAGCTGCTCGCGCGCCTGGACGGGCTTGCCGCGCGGGCCGACCAGCAGGTCTTTGGCGCGCCGGGCGCGGCCGGCCTGGTGCCCGAGCTGCGCGCCAGCGCACAGCAGCTGACCGGCCTGCTGCAGGACGCGCGCCAGAGCCTCACGCGGCTGGACGCCGTGCTCGCCGAGGCCAAGGCCGTGGGCGCCAACGCCCGCATGGCCACCACCGACCTCGACGCCCTGCGCGCCCAGGTCGAGGCCAGCCTGCGCAAGGTCGATGGCCTGGTGAGCGACATCAACCGCAAATGGCCGTTTGCGCGCGACACGGAGCTGAAATTGCCATGA